The Microbacterium limosum sequence CCGAGCATCTCACCTTCCGCAGTCTCCGCAAGGCGGTCGCTGCCGCGGTATCGGACACGGCTGGCGTCGAGGTCGCACGCGACCTGCTCGGGCACAGCAGTACCGACATCACGGAAGGGCACTACGCGAAGCGTCCCGACCTCATCGTCGAGATCGCGGCCGACGCGCTCGACGAGGCGTTCGCGGGCATCGACGCGTAGCTGTAAGGCTCAAGAAGGGGATGCCGTATGAACACTTGTATTGTCCAGAGTGTGCAGGTGGAGGTAGGATGGGGTCATGACCATGACGAGCTTGACGATCAACCCGGAGGATGTGCGCTCCAGCGCCGGGGCGCGCCCGGCTTGGCTGGAGCAGGTCGCCGCGTATGTGCAGCAGGCGGCAGCGGGTGGGGAGACGGTGACGCTGACGGCGAAGCGCCGCATGATGACCCCCGAGCAGGTCGCCGACGCGATGGGCGTGTCTCGTCCCACCATCTCGCGGAAGATCAAGGCGGGGGAGATCCGTGCGGTCAAGGTCGGCAATCGCAATCGCATCCCCTACGAGGAGTTCGAGCGGTACTGGCGCAAGACGATGGGCGACCTCGTGGAGCTGACGCGCGATGAACTCCGTGACGACCTCTTCGGCGATCAGTGAGCTGACGCGCGTTCTCCTGGACGCGAACATCATCGCTAAGCCCGTCACTCGGACTCTGTTGGTCGTCGGCGGGGTGCCGAGCGGCTTCCGCGCCTTCTGGAGCCGGGCTGCCGAGCGGGAGGCCCAGGTGCACATGCGCCCGAGGGCGCTCCCGCCGTCGAGTGTCCGGGAGCGATTCGACGTCTTGCTCGGGCCGACCGGCACGGGTGCGGAACGCTTCGTCGGGACGAAGGGCGCGGATCGGCAGATCCTTGCCGATGCTGCGGCCGCGGGCGCGCGCTTCCTGGTCACCGAGGATGTGGACGACTACGGGCTGGACGATCTTGCTAGCGTCGGTATCTCGGCGGCGAACTCCGATCTGTTCCTCGCCGCGCGGCTCACCCGCGATGCCTACTCGACGGTGATCGACCTGTTCGTCGAGCGTCAGCTCAACCCGCCGACCACGCCCGCGCAATTCCACGCCGCCATCGCCAAGAACCACCCGCGCCTGTTCGCCGCACACGCGGACCTCTACGAGGTCGAACCCGAACACGGCATCCACAGCGAACCGGAGGTGATCTTTCGCGGCGCGCGCTGCCTGCGCTGCGAGCAGATCATCGCCGACCCCGCCACGATCATCGACGGGCTCGGCCCGGAGTGCCGCTGAGCTACAGCCGCGGGGCGTTGCCCGGCGGCGCGGCCGGAGGCGTCATGGGGACGAACGGGATCGCGGGCTCACGCCCCGCGCCCTCCCGTGATCCGAGGTTCGGTTGGTAGGCGCGGACGGTCTCGACTGTCAGCTCGACGCGCTCGGACTCTGACGCGGCGGGCTCAGGTGCCGGTTCGTCCTGCATCGCGGCGAGCTGGGACTCGACGCGGGCGAGGTCTTCCTCGGCGTCGGCGAGGGCCTGAGCGTGGCGGAAGGGCTGGCCGAGGCGCTGCTGGGTGTCGGCGACGGTCTGCTCTGCTTCTTCCAGGTCTTCGCGGGCCTGGTCGAGGAGGGAGGGGATGCCGCTGACGCGGTTCTCGATGCGCTGCACGAGTCCGAGCCCGGCCTCCAGGAACGACTCCTTCGGCATCGTGAATCCCGAGCGGGGCACCTCGGGCAGGGATACGGTCACATCGAGGGCGGCGAGCCCGGAGCGGGCCTCGACGTGGATGTCGAAGCCGGAGATGCGGCCGATGATCCCGAAGTCCTTGTGCCCGTACCGCGGCAGCCACTTCAGCCCGGAGTCGCCCATCCACGCGGCGAGGGCGTGGGCGGCTTCGGAGCGGGAGATCGTGCTGTTCGGATGGTCGATGGGTGCGGCCATCGCGCTCCAGCTCGCTCACCACCCGTCGTATCGGCGCAGCATCGCAGGTCTCGTGCTCGACTCGCCTGTGCTCGACTGGGCGGAAGTTATCAAAGCGAACTGTGCCCGCAGCGGACTCCCCGTAGCAGCGGGCAGCCTCGCGATCCCGTGGCTGACGCTCCGCCCGCTGGCCCACATGGTCGGCCTGCCCGAGCGCATCCCACTCCGGTCCTTCGACTGGACGGTTCGTGCCGAGGAACTCACCGCGCCCACGCTCATCCTTCACGGCACCCACGACGACTCCGTACCGATACGGCTCTCACAAGCACTCCGAGATGCTCGGCCTGGTCTTGTGTCACTGGAGGTCTTCGAAGCAGGACACACGCTCTCGTGGAACTCTGACCCCGACCGATGGCAGAGCGCGGTGATCGCCTGGCTCGCCGCGCACGTCCCGTCCTGAATCCATCCAGGGCATCCGCTGGGGAGAACTTGGGCTGGAAGGTCGCACTGTGACTTCCACCGGCAACACCCGGTCAAACCCGGCTCAATCGGCCTACCTCGCCGGTAGTGTGTAGGGGAGCGGCGTAGGAGCGGAGGTGAGGAGCCGATGGCGGAACCTTGGCTGTCTGCCGACGACATCGCGAACCATCTCGGCATCACGAAAGACACGGTGTACGCCTGGATCGCCGAGAAGGGCATGCCCGCGCACAAGATCGGTCGGCTGTGGAAGTTCCAGGTCAGCGAGGTCGACGAGTGGGTGCGGCGTGCGGGCGCGTCGGATACCGACAGTTCCGACTCGACGCGGGGGCGGGGCTGAGTGCGAATCATCGACAACGTCAACGAGCTGCTCGGAGACGACCTGAAGGCCGAGATCAGGCCGGGATCGCGCCTGCGCATCGCGGCCTCGACGTTCTCGATCTTCGCGTTCGAGGCGCTAAAGAAGGAACTCTCGCAGATCAAGGAACTGGAGTTCATCTTCACCGCTCCTGCGTTCAATGCTGCGAAGGCGACGGACAAGCCCACGCCGGAGCGCCGTCAATTCGAGGTACGTCACGGCACCGAGTCGACCCTCTACGGGTCTGAGTTCGAGATCCGGCTGCGGAACAAGCTTACGCAGCGCGCCATTGCCCGCGAGTGCGCGGAGTGGGTACGTCAGAAGGTGACATTCCGCTCCAATCGCACGGGTGCGCCGATGCAGCCACTCGCCGCCGTGGGTGACGCCGCGGCGTACTTCCCGATCCAGGGATTCACCACAGCGGACCTCGGCTACGAGCGCGGCCCAGCGACCTCGAACTACGTCCCGAAGTTCGAGGGGGCGAACGAGACCCGCCAGTTCGTCCAGCTCTTCGATCAGATCTGGCACAACCCTGAGCAGCTCGACGACGTGACGCAGACCGTCTACGACCACATCGCGTCGGTCTACGCCGAGAGTTCGCCGCAGCGGGTCTACTTCCTGATCCTCTACAACCTGTTCAGCGAGTTCCTCGACGACATCAACGAGGACGTGCTGCCGAACGACCTCACCGGCTACCAGGACACCGCGGTCTGGAACGCCCTCTACAACTTCCAGAAGGACGCGGCGACCGGCGTCATCAACAAGCTGGAGACCTACAACGGCTGCATCCTCGCCGATAGCGTCGGGCTCGGGAAGACGTTCACCGCGCTCGCGGTCATCAAGTACTACGAGCTGCGGAACAAATCGGTGCTCGTGCTCGCGCCGAAGAAGCTCGCGGAGAACTGGACGAACTACAACGCGAACCTGACGAGCAACATCTTCGCCAAGGATCGCTTCAACTACGACGTGCTCGCCCACACCGACTTGTCGCGCGAGTCGGGGGAGTCGCTTGGCGTCCCCCTCGACCGCGTGAACTGGGGCAACTACGACCTGGTTGTGATCGACGAGTCGCACAACTTCCGCAACGCCGACTTCACGAGCGAGAAGGAGACCCGCTACCAGCGTCTGATGCGCAAGGTGGTGCGCGAGGGCGTGAAGACCAAGGTGCTGATGCTCTCGGCGACGCCGGTGAACAACCGCTTCAATGACCTGCGCAACCAGCTCGCCCTCGCCTACGAAGGCGATTCCGCCCAACTCGCGGCGAAGCTAAACATCTCCACGACCGTGGAGGAAGTCTTCCGTCAGGCGCAGCGCGCGTTCAACGAATGGTCCGACTTGCCGACGGAGGAACGCACCCCGGATGCAATCCTGTCTCGGCTCGACTTCGACTTCTTCGAGCTGCTCGACTCGGTGACCATCGCGCGCTCCCGCAAGCACATCCACGCCTTCTACGACACCGCGGACATCGGGGCCTTCCCTGAACGTCTCCCGCCGCAGTCCGTGCATGCCCCGCTGACAGACCTGCCCGATGCGCCGACGTTCAACGAGATCTTCGACCAGCTCCAGTCGCTCAAGCTCGCGGTCTACGCGCCGCTCGCCTACGTCTTCCCCAGCCGTGTAGAGAAGTACGAGCTGCTCTACGGGAACGTCGGGGGTGGGCGCAACCTCGCCGGAGGCGCGGTGGCGAATCTCGGCGCGGCCAGCCGCGAAAAGGGCATCCAGAAGCTGATGACCGTGAACCTCCTGAAGCGGCTGGAGAGCAGCGTGGAGGCGTTCCGGCTCACGCTCCAGCGGCTGGAGGGCACGGTCGCGGAGGCGCTGGAGGCGATTGACGACCATGCGAGCGCGGTGACCGATGTGGCCTCCAGCCTTACCGATCTGGACGCCGATGACGACGACTTCGACTTCCCGACCAGCGGCACGGTCGGCAAGAAGGTGCAGATCGACCTCGCCGACATGGATGTCGAGTCGTGGAACCGCGACCTGTCCCACGACGGCCTGGTCATCTCGCGCCTGCTCGCGTCCATCGAGGCGATCACCCCGGAGCACGATCTGAAGCTCCACCAGCTCAAGCGGCTGATCGAGGCGAAGTTCGCCGAACCGATCAACCCCGGCAACAGGAAGGTGCTGATCTTCTCGGCGTTCGCCGACACCGCGGGATACCTCTATCGGGAGTTGAGCCCGGTGCTGAAGCAGCATGGATACGACTCGGCGCTCGTGACGGGGCAGGGCAACCCAAGCACCACGCTCGGCAAGGGGTATGGCTTTCAGCAGACCCTCACGCTGTTCTCCCCGCGCTCGAAGCAGCGGCATCTGGTGCTGCCGCGGGAGGCCGCCGAGCTGGACGTGCTCATCGGCACGGACTGCATCAGCGAGGGCCAGAACCTCCAGGACTGCGACTACCTCGTCAACTACGACATCCACTGGAACCCGGTGCGGATCATCCAGCGATTCGGCCGTATCGACCGCATCGGCTCGACCAACGAGCGCATCCAGCTCGTCAGCTTCTGGCCCGACATCTCCCTGGACGAGTACATCAACCTGAAAGAGCGGGTCGAGAACCGCATGGTCATCGCCGACCTCGCGGCGACCGCCGACGACAACGTGCTCACCCAGGAGGCCAGCGACACTGCGTTCCGCAAAGAGCAGCTCCGCAAACTCCAGGAGGAGGTCATCGAGCTGGAGGACGTGCGCACCGGCATCTCCATCACCGACCTCGGGCTCAACGATTTCCGTATGGACCTGCTCGGGTACATCAAGGAGTACGGCGACCTGGCAAACACCCCCAAGGGCCTGCACGCCGTCGTTCCCGCGCAGCCCGACAAGGGCCTGAAGCCGGGCGCGCTCTTCGCGCTGCGGAACATCAACGCCGACGAGATGCTCCACCGGGGCAACCGCCTGCACCCGCATTACCTCGTCTACCTCGACGACGAGGGCAAGGTCATCGCAGACCACACCGAGGTGAAATACCTGCTCGACCTGATCCGCGCCGGGTGCCGCAACCGGGACGAGCCCGCCTGGGAGGTCTGCCGAGTCTTTAACGCGGCGACCCGCGACGGCGCCGAGATGCGCAAGTACAGCGACCTGCTCACCGCAGCGATCCGCTCCATGATCGACGTGACCGAGGAACGCGACATCGACAGCCTGTTCAGCCCCGGCCACACCACCGCCCTCGTGCAGACCATCGCCGGTCTCGACGACTTCGAGCTGATCGCTTTCCTCGCCATCGTCGAGGAGGAGGCGCTCAGTGGTTGAACATGTCGAAACCAGACCCGTGCTGTACCGGTGGCCGCCCGCCGCACAGTTCGGCCGCGTGGTGCCGAAGACGAAGTTCTACGAGCACGGCAACGTGCGCACCGCGCTGCGCGAGAAGTTCGTCGAGGATGTCCAGCGCATCACCTGGGCCTACAAGCTCGCGGAGTCCACTATCCGGCTGAAGGGCACGGAGGCAGTTCCGGAGATCCAGGTGTTCGCCGTCGAAACCAAAGGCGGCGAGGTCCCCGACGACGTGCTCGCCGCGATCGACAAGTCCGTGCACTTCCCGATCCTCTTCGAGATCAGCAAGGGCGAGGAGGTGCGCACGGTCGCCGCGCAGAAGACGCTCGGCGGCAGCACCCCGAAGCTCGGCACCTACTTCAGGACGGACTGGCTTCCCGCCGCCGCTGACCGCCAGCCGCTCCCGGCAGCCATCGACCTTCCTGCACTCTATGAGTCGCTGCTCACGTCGCTGCTCCCCGTGGCGACACGCCGAGGGGAGTCCGTGTCGGATGCCACCGGGAGAATGGACAGAGCCCGGACGCTCGAACGCGAGATTGCCGCACTGGAGCGGAAGCTCCGCAACGAGCCCCAGCTTAACCGCAAGGTCGAGCTACGCAAAGCACTGAAGGAACGCCAGGCCGCACTCGCAGGACTGGTGTGAGAGGGAGAGATGACGAAGCCGGACAAGCTGGAGCTGCAGTCAGCCGACGTGACGCGCAAGAACATCGAGGCGCTGGCGGCGCTGTTCCCACACATCGTCACCGAGGGCCTGGACGACTACGGCAACCTCGTTCACCAGGTCAACTTCGAGGCGCTTCGGCAGGAGCTGAGTGATTACGTCGTCGAGGGCAAGGAGGTCTACCAGATCGACTGGCCGGGCAAGCTTGCCGCCGAGTTCGCCTCGAACGCTCCCATCGAGAAGACGTTGCGCCCGAACCTCGCGGACTCCGTCGACTTCGACACCACGAAGAATCTCTTCATCGAGGGTGACAACCTCGAAGCGCTGAAGCTGCTCCAGG is a genomic window containing:
- a CDS encoding helix-turn-helix domain-containing protein, encoding MTMTSLTINPEDVRSSAGARPAWLEQVAAYVQQAAAGGETVTLTAKRRMMTPEQVADAMGVSRPTISRKIKAGEIRAVKVGNRNRIPYEEFERYWRKTMGDLVELTRDELRDDLFGDQ
- a CDS encoding helix-turn-helix domain-containing protein, translated to MAEPWLSADDIANHLGITKDTVYAWIAEKGMPAHKIGRLWKFQVSEVDEWVRRAGASDTDSSDSTRGRG
- a CDS encoding helicase-related protein; amino-acid sequence: MRIIDNVNELLGDDLKAEIRPGSRLRIAASTFSIFAFEALKKELSQIKELEFIFTAPAFNAAKATDKPTPERRQFEVRHGTESTLYGSEFEIRLRNKLTQRAIARECAEWVRQKVTFRSNRTGAPMQPLAAVGDAAAYFPIQGFTTADLGYERGPATSNYVPKFEGANETRQFVQLFDQIWHNPEQLDDVTQTVYDHIASVYAESSPQRVYFLILYNLFSEFLDDINEDVLPNDLTGYQDTAVWNALYNFQKDAATGVINKLETYNGCILADSVGLGKTFTALAVIKYYELRNKSVLVLAPKKLAENWTNYNANLTSNIFAKDRFNYDVLAHTDLSRESGESLGVPLDRVNWGNYDLVVIDESHNFRNADFTSEKETRYQRLMRKVVREGVKTKVLMLSATPVNNRFNDLRNQLALAYEGDSAQLAAKLNISTTVEEVFRQAQRAFNEWSDLPTEERTPDAILSRLDFDFFELLDSVTIARSRKHIHAFYDTADIGAFPERLPPQSVHAPLTDLPDAPTFNEIFDQLQSLKLAVYAPLAYVFPSRVEKYELLYGNVGGGRNLAGGAVANLGAASREKGIQKLMTVNLLKRLESSVEAFRLTLQRLEGTVAEALEAIDDHASAVTDVASSLTDLDADDDDFDFPTSGTVGKKVQIDLADMDVESWNRDLSHDGLVISRLLASIEAITPEHDLKLHQLKRLIEAKFAEPINPGNRKVLIFSAFADTAGYLYRELSPVLKQHGYDSALVTGQGNPSTTLGKGYGFQQTLTLFSPRSKQRHLVLPREAAELDVLIGTDCISEGQNLQDCDYLVNYDIHWNPVRIIQRFGRIDRIGSTNERIQLVSFWPDISLDEYINLKERVENRMVIADLAATADDNVLTQEASDTAFRKEQLRKLQEEVIELEDVRTGISITDLGLNDFRMDLLGYIKEYGDLANTPKGLHAVVPAQPDKGLKPGALFALRNINADEMLHRGNRLHPHYLVYLDDEGKVIADHTEVKYLLDLIRAGCRNRDEPAWEVCRVFNAATRDGAEMRKYSDLLTAAIRSMIDVTEERDIDSLFSPGHTTALVQTIAGLDDFELIAFLAIVEEEALSG
- a CDS encoding DUF4391 domain-containing protein, whose amino-acid sequence is MVEHVETRPVLYRWPPAAQFGRVVPKTKFYEHGNVRTALREKFVEDVQRITWAYKLAESTIRLKGTEAVPEIQVFAVETKGGEVPDDVLAAIDKSVHFPILFEISKGEEVRTVAAQKTLGGSTPKLGTYFRTDWLPAAADRQPLPAAIDLPALYESLLTSLLPVATRRGESVSDATGRMDRARTLEREIAALERKLRNEPQLNRKVELRKALKERQAALAGLV